In Kitasatospora sp. NBC_00240, the following are encoded in one genomic region:
- a CDS encoding site-2 protease family protein translates to MTFAEARRSRSEERRISPVFWVLLAVLGTSGWAVWSGWGNSGFGVFLFVVAGWMVSLCLHEYGHARTALHGGDISIGAKGYLTLNPLKYTNVLFSFVLPVVFVILGGIGLPGGAVYIERHRISGRLKHSLISAAGPLVNVLFAGVLLTAVGAGWFDDPDRLIEIGGRTLDLSPLPAALAYLAMFQVSAALLNLLPVPGLDGYGIVEPWLSPKVRRAVEPFAMYGMLAVFALLWQPQVNRFFFDVVYGITELFGVDRGVIWVGDYLFRFWNH, encoded by the coding sequence ATGACCTTTGCCGAAGCACGGCGCTCGCGCAGCGAGGAACGCCGGATCAGCCCGGTGTTCTGGGTGCTGCTGGCGGTACTCGGCACCTCCGGCTGGGCCGTCTGGTCCGGCTGGGGGAACTCCGGTTTCGGGGTGTTCCTGTTCGTGGTGGCGGGCTGGATGGTCTCGCTGTGCCTGCACGAGTACGGGCACGCGCGGACCGCGCTGCACGGCGGGGACATCAGCATCGGCGCCAAGGGCTACCTGACGCTCAACCCGCTGAAGTACACCAACGTGCTGTTCAGCTTCGTGCTGCCGGTGGTCTTCGTGATCCTGGGCGGCATCGGCCTGCCCGGCGGCGCGGTCTACATCGAGCGGCACCGGATCAGCGGGCGGCTGAAGCACAGCCTGATCTCCGCCGCCGGGCCGCTGGTGAACGTGCTGTTCGCGGGCGTCCTGCTGACGGCGGTGGGCGCCGGCTGGTTCGACGACCCCGACCGGCTGATCGAGATCGGCGGCCGCACCCTGGACCTCTCGCCGCTGCCGGCCGCGCTGGCGTACCTGGCGATGTTCCAGGTCAGCGCCGCCCTGCTGAACCTGCTGCCGGTCCCGGGTCTGGACGGCTACGGGATCGTCGAGCCGTGGCTGTCGCCGAAGGTCCGCCGCGCGGTCGAGCCGTTCGCGATGTACGGGATGCTGGCCGTGTTCGCGCTGCTGTGGCAGCCCCAGGTGAACCGGTTCTTCTTCGACGTGGTCTACGGGATCACCGAGCTGTTCGGTGTGGACCGCGGGGTCATCTGGGTCGGCGACTACCTGTTCCGGTTCTGGAACCACTGA
- a CDS encoding ABC transporter permease, whose product MSTATLTPAPVRPPAAGPEQRIGLRSTVRHIGALTRRNLMRIKADPESMFDAVLMPIIFTVLFVYVFGGAISGDQDSYKQYMIPGLLGQTGITLAMAVGTGLNSDFQTGVMDRFRTLPIGRSAVLVSKIVAETCRALLSFTILIVFALILGFEVKTGPLELLAAIGLSLLFGMSMVWISMLLGMALRSVQAVQGVAMLVIMPLQFGSSIFAPTDSMPGWLQAFTDYNPLSALADACRNLLNGGPLTHSVLIVVGWSVGVTAVFAPLAVARFRKRT is encoded by the coding sequence ATGAGCACCGCGACCCTCACCCCGGCCCCGGTCCGCCCGCCGGCCGCCGGCCCCGAACAGCGGATCGGCCTGCGCTCGACCGTCCGCCACATCGGCGCGCTGACCCGCCGCAACCTGATGCGGATCAAGGCCGACCCGGAGTCGATGTTCGACGCCGTGCTGATGCCGATCATCTTCACCGTGCTGTTCGTCTACGTCTTCGGCGGCGCGATCTCCGGCGACCAGGACTCGTACAAGCAGTACATGATCCCCGGTCTGCTCGGCCAGACCGGCATCACCCTGGCGATGGCCGTCGGCACCGGCCTCAACAGCGACTTCCAGACCGGGGTGATGGACCGGTTCCGGACCTTGCCGATCGGCCGCTCGGCCGTCCTGGTCTCCAAGATCGTCGCGGAGACCTGCCGGGCGCTGCTCTCCTTCACCATCCTGATCGTCTTCGCGCTGATCCTCGGCTTCGAGGTGAAGACCGGCCCGCTGGAGCTGCTGGCGGCCATCGGCCTGTCGCTGCTGTTCGGCATGTCGATGGTGTGGATCTCGATGCTGCTGGGCATGGCGCTGCGCAGCGTGCAGGCCGTCCAGGGAGTCGCGATGCTGGTGATCATGCCGCTGCAGTTCGGCAGCTCGATCTTCGCGCCGACCGACTCGATGCCCGGCTGGCTGCAGGCCTTCACCGACTACAACCCGCTGTCGGCGCTCGCCGACGCCTGCCGCAACCTGCTCAACGGCGGCCCGCTGACGCACTCCGTGCTGATCGTGGTCGGCTGGTCGGTCGGCGTCACCGCAGTCTTCGCGCCGCTGGCCGTGGCCCGGTTCCGCAAGCGGACCTGA
- a CDS encoding ATP-binding cassette domain-containing protein, with translation MTRIATPRNDRAPADTGNAVEVRGIVKHYGQTKALDGVDLTVRRGTVLGVLGPNGAGKTTLVRVLSTLIKPDAGTAFVGGYDVLRQPKQLRRTIGLTGQYASVDEMLSGYENLYLIGRLLDLSRKDAKARATELLERFSLTEAARRTARTYSGGMRRRLDLAASMMGRPKVLYLDEPTTGLDPRTRNEVWDEVQRMVSEGATVLLTTQYMEEAEQLASELTVIDRGKVIASGGVAELKAQVGGRTLQVRPVDVAELPEMARCLRESGIAAATFSTDTGLLSVPIAGEAELTAVVGVLGTRGFGIAGIDTKVPSLDEVFLTITGKPAPADAVPTLVKEPVA, from the coding sequence ATGACACGAATCGCCACCCCCCGGAACGACCGGGCTCCCGCCGACACGGGCAACGCCGTCGAGGTCCGCGGCATCGTCAAGCACTACGGGCAGACCAAGGCCCTGGACGGCGTCGACCTCACCGTCCGCCGGGGCACCGTGCTGGGTGTCCTCGGCCCCAACGGCGCCGGCAAGACCACCCTGGTCCGCGTCCTGTCCACGCTGATCAAGCCGGACGCCGGCACCGCCTTCGTCGGCGGGTACGACGTCCTGCGCCAGCCCAAGCAGCTGCGCCGCACCATCGGCCTCACCGGCCAGTACGCCTCCGTGGACGAGATGCTCTCCGGCTACGAGAACCTCTACCTGATCGGCCGGCTGCTCGACCTCTCCCGCAAGGACGCCAAGGCCCGGGCCACCGAGCTGCTGGAGCGCTTCTCGCTGACCGAGGCCGCCAGGCGCACCGCCAGGACCTACTCCGGGGGCATGCGCCGCCGGCTCGACCTCGCCGCCAGCATGATGGGCCGGCCCAAGGTCCTCTACCTGGACGAGCCCACCACCGGCCTCGACCCGCGCACCCGCAACGAGGTCTGGGACGAGGTGCAGCGGATGGTCTCCGAAGGCGCGACCGTCCTGCTCACCACCCAGTACATGGAGGAGGCCGAGCAGCTCGCCAGCGAGCTGACGGTCATCGACCGCGGCAAGGTGATCGCCTCCGGCGGCGTCGCCGAGCTCAAGGCCCAGGTCGGCGGCCGGACCCTGCAGGTCCGCCCCGTCGACGTGGCCGAGCTGCCCGAGATGGCCCGCTGCCTGCGTGAGAGCGGCATCGCCGCCGCCACCTTCTCCACCGACACCGGGCTGCTCTCGGTGCCGATCGCCGGCGAGGCCGAACTGACCGCCGTGGTCGGCGTGCTGGGCACCCGGGGCTTCGGCATCGCCGGGATCGACACCAAGGTGCCGAGCCTGGACGAGGTCTTCCTGACCATCACCGGCAAGCCCGCCCCGGCCGACGCCGTCCCCACCCTCGTGAAGGAGCCCGTCGCATGA
- a CDS encoding BTAD domain-containing putative transcriptional regulator yields the protein MHYGILGTTTAHHDDGTAIPLGGARLRALLAALALRQGRPVPADLLAEEVWGAEPPQDAAAALQTLVGRLRRTVGRGEIGSGPAGYWLTRPDTDLAEFQRLSAEGRRAMEAADHAVAAERLREALALWRGAALADLPDLGGPAIRLEAQREETRRHRISADLALGRAAELTAELAGLAEQHPLDEQVQYLLIRALHDSGRSSEALRQYERVRRVLADELGTDPGRQLRALHGELLRPADPSPEPAGGPGRPGRGLDGAHPPMNGDLWAPSAAPAPTPPAPTPPASHAAPAPQALTARPTPGPAAQPPAPAARTAGNLRARLTSFVGRESDLAAVRAALTAGRLTTLTGPGGSGKTRLSVEAGRAELAAGNWPDGVWLAELAPLESPEAVPGAVFSALGLRETVLHTGNKVVEVIENRTDDPVRRIVEHCGRRRMLIVLDNCEHLIQAAADLADRLLAECPGLTVLATSREPLGVPGEAVLPVEPLPDPVALRLLAERAAAGRPGFDPDADPEACAEICRRLDGLPLAIELAAARLRVMTPRQIADRLDGRFALLTAGSRTLLPRQQTLRAVVDWSWDLLGKRERAVLRRLSAFAGGWTLEDAEAVCSDAAGVPREDVADLLLSLVDKSLVVAGLDAEGPPRYWMLETIHEYAAERLAQTPEDDVQLRHLRHFRDVLRATEPDRYGPRQLGLISLLEREKDNVRVALRRAVDRGEEQDALVIALGMSWFWTLRGYSAEAHSWYDAVAQLGPDPFADGAPPAEPLAADILHCPLPMTPDVLAEARRQLRLSRLVSQFEGDMEVLDNVEAADLARRIIRTYTPDLPQSYKFPALMRVFAAFLAGKLDQMREMLDDAVAGCRVHGSDSDLAFILQIRAKMMNDWPGGLEAGIRDGDESLALFTRAGDRWGMSQALAARAESLTTAGETEQAVVAYRQAIELTQEVGAPQEVPMLMVQLGNALMGSDPAEGERIVREALEQVGDGTHGSNGAVLFGRLVLTGLHTLREEFTEALQELDVLEQAQGEYGPLVPGLVPSLLSCIRGWVTARSGEPERGLLLLIGGWSLLRGMKSEVGAFAEQMTVLLVPAAAGVLRVFAERDQDLDCARQAARLLGSHAGLNGPKGGFLDQVEARTADRSLRRLLGDDGYEAAIAQGGGLSLGGTTAVLDSLGDWARERGLEL from the coding sequence GTGCACTACGGCATCCTCGGCACCACCACGGCCCACCACGACGACGGTACGGCGATCCCGCTCGGCGGGGCCCGGCTGCGCGCGCTCCTCGCCGCGCTGGCCCTGCGGCAGGGCCGGCCGGTCCCGGCCGACCTGCTGGCCGAGGAGGTCTGGGGCGCCGAGCCGCCGCAGGACGCCGCCGCGGCGCTGCAGACCCTGGTCGGACGGCTGCGGCGGACCGTCGGCCGCGGCGAGATCGGCTCCGGCCCGGCCGGGTACTGGCTGACCCGCCCGGACACCGACCTCGCCGAGTTCCAACGACTCTCCGCCGAGGGCCGCCGGGCCATGGAGGCGGCCGACCACGCCGTCGCCGCCGAGCGGCTGCGCGAGGCGCTGGCCCTCTGGCGCGGCGCGGCCCTCGCCGACCTGCCGGACCTGGGTGGTCCGGCCATCCGGCTGGAGGCCCAGCGGGAGGAGACCCGCCGGCACCGGATCAGCGCCGACCTGGCCCTGGGCCGGGCCGCCGAGCTGACCGCCGAACTGGCCGGGCTGGCCGAGCAGCACCCGCTGGACGAGCAGGTCCAGTACCTGCTGATCCGGGCGCTGCACGACAGTGGCCGCAGCTCCGAGGCGCTGCGCCAGTACGAGCGGGTGCGGCGCGTGCTGGCCGACGAGCTGGGCACCGACCCGGGCCGTCAACTGCGCGCACTGCACGGCGAGTTGCTCCGCCCGGCGGATCCCTCGCCGGAGCCGGCCGGGGGCCCTGGCCGGCCGGGCCGGGGCCTGGACGGGGCCCACCCGCCGATGAACGGCGACCTGTGGGCCCCCTCCGCGGCCCCCGCCCCGACACCCCCCGCCCCGACACCCCCCGCGTCGCACGCCGCCCCCGCACCCCAGGCCCTGACCGCCCGGCCGACGCCCGGGCCGGCCGCCCAGCCGCCGGCCCCGGCCGCGCGCACCGCCGGCAACCTGCGGGCCAGGCTCACCAGCTTCGTCGGCCGGGAGAGCGATCTGGCCGCCGTCAGAGCCGCCCTGACGGCAGGCCGGCTCACCACCCTCACCGGCCCCGGCGGCTCCGGCAAGACCCGCCTCTCGGTCGAGGCCGGCCGCGCCGAACTGGCCGCCGGGAACTGGCCGGACGGCGTGTGGCTGGCCGAACTCGCCCCGCTGGAGAGCCCCGAGGCCGTCCCCGGCGCGGTGTTCTCGGCGCTCGGCCTGCGCGAGACCGTGCTGCACACCGGCAACAAGGTCGTCGAGGTGATCGAGAACCGCACCGACGACCCGGTGCGCCGGATCGTCGAACACTGCGGCCGGCGCCGGATGCTGATCGTCCTGGACAACTGCGAGCACCTGATCCAGGCCGCCGCCGACCTCGCGGACCGGCTGCTGGCGGAATGCCCCGGCCTGACCGTGCTGGCCACCAGCCGGGAGCCGCTCGGCGTCCCCGGCGAGGCGGTGCTGCCGGTCGAACCGCTGCCCGACCCGGTCGCGCTGCGACTGCTCGCCGAGCGCGCCGCCGCCGGCCGGCCCGGCTTCGACCCCGACGCCGACCCCGAGGCCTGCGCGGAGATCTGCCGCCGGCTGGACGGCCTGCCGCTCGCCATCGAACTCGCGGCGGCCCGGCTGCGGGTGATGACGCCGCGCCAGATCGCCGACCGGCTGGACGGCCGCTTCGCCCTGCTCACCGCCGGCAGCCGCACCCTGCTGCCCCGCCAGCAGACCCTGCGCGCCGTGGTCGACTGGAGCTGGGACCTGCTCGGCAAGCGCGAACGGGCGGTACTGCGCCGGCTGTCGGCCTTCGCCGGCGGCTGGACACTGGAGGACGCCGAGGCGGTCTGCTCGGACGCGGCCGGGGTGCCCCGCGAGGATGTCGCCGACCTGCTGCTCTCGCTGGTCGACAAGTCCCTGGTGGTGGCCGGCCTGGACGCCGAGGGCCCGCCCCGCTACTGGATGCTGGAGACCATCCACGAGTACGCGGCCGAGCGGCTGGCGCAGACTCCCGAGGACGACGTCCAGCTGCGCCATCTGCGGCACTTCCGGGACGTGCTGCGCGCCACCGAGCCCGACCGGTACGGCCCGCGCCAGCTGGGCCTGATCAGCCTGCTGGAGCGGGAGAAGGACAACGTCCGGGTGGCGCTGCGCCGGGCCGTCGACCGGGGCGAGGAGCAGGACGCGCTGGTCATCGCGCTGGGCATGAGCTGGTTCTGGACCCTGCGCGGGTACAGTGCCGAGGCGCACTCCTGGTACGACGCGGTCGCGCAGCTCGGCCCCGATCCGTTCGCCGACGGCGCGCCCCCGGCCGAACCGCTCGCCGCCGACATCCTGCACTGCCCGCTGCCGATGACGCCGGACGTCCTGGCCGAGGCCCGCCGCCAGCTCCGGCTGTCGCGCCTGGTGAGCCAGTTCGAGGGCGACATGGAGGTGCTGGACAACGTCGAGGCCGCCGACCTGGCCCGCCGGATCATCCGGACGTACACCCCCGACCTGCCCCAGTCGTACAAGTTCCCGGCCCTGATGCGGGTCTTCGCGGCCTTCCTCGCGGGGAAGCTGGACCAGATGCGGGAGATGCTCGACGACGCGGTGGCGGGCTGCCGGGTGCACGGCAGCGACAGCGACCTGGCCTTCATCCTGCAGATCCGGGCGAAGATGATGAACGACTGGCCGGGCGGCCTGGAGGCCGGCATCCGGGACGGCGACGAGTCGCTGGCCCTGTTCACCCGGGCCGGTGACCGCTGGGGGATGTCGCAGGCGCTGGCGGCCCGGGCCGAGTCGCTGACCACGGCGGGGGAGACGGAGCAGGCCGTCGTCGCGTACCGGCAGGCCATCGAGCTGACCCAGGAGGTGGGGGCCCCGCAGGAGGTGCCGATGCTGATGGTGCAGCTCGGCAACGCCTTGATGGGCAGCGATCCGGCGGAGGGGGAGCGGATCGTCCGGGAGGCCCTGGAGCAGGTCGGGGACGGGACCCACGGCAGCAACGGCGCGGTGCTCTTCGGGCGACTGGTCCTCACCGGCCTGCACACCCTGCGTGAGGAGTTCACCGAGGCCCTGCAGGAGCTGGACGTCCTGGAGCAGGCCCAGGGCGAGTACGGCCCGTTGGTGCCCGGCCTGGTGCCCTCGCTGCTGTCCTGCATCCGGGGCTGGGTGACCGCCCGGTCCGGGGAGCCCGAACGTGGCCTGCTGCTGCTGATCGGCGGCTGGTCACTGCTGCGCGGGATGAAGAGTGAGGTGGGGGCCTTCGCCGAGCAGATGACGGTGCTGCTGGTGCCCGCCGCCGCGGGCGTGCTGCGGGTCTTCGCCGAGCGTGACCAGGACCTCGACTGCGCCCGCCAGGCCGCCCGGCTGCTCGGCTCGCACGCCGGACTCAACGGTCCCAAGGGCGGCTTCCTGGACCAGGTGGAGGCACGGACGGCCGACCGCAGCCTGCGGCGGCTGCTGGGCGACGACGGCTACGAGGCCGCGATCGCCCAAGGCGGTGGCCTCTCCCTGGGAGGGACCACCGCCGTTCTGGACTCGCTCGGTGACTGGGCGCGGGAGCGGGGGCTGGAGCTCTGA